The Daucus carota subsp. sativus chromosome 2, DH1 v3.0, whole genome shotgun sequence genome includes a window with the following:
- the LOC108210259 gene encoding chitinase 3 isoform X1 translates to MPSGAKKRKAAKKKKVVQQSSSLSQGSDDAQHYDDKKSDGGSSSQDHHSSEHSFAEGDGKEVEKKESSSSGQSVVLEKSYPGGVNSGENVKMGDNIVQIEWELKSEEDYGSKEGSIESKEVHTGGSSSSSSSSSSGNSSRSSSDDESNVEKKTEVVETGQMVDSLSTVASQADTNISAGKTSSSVAETVPVVTPGTTSLTEEVVQVNGSASSGYPMTSDMVYKVEIQQNSDKGLPSSGDDTGISSVLMDSESWDKEDNTVSTPEENPSAYLGVKDSATEDKDEKLVLSFNAPNVHTSNGGDHIKESESPECSDSQPLVASAPQVVQKTSFKSCCGIFDLFTSSDR, encoded by the exons ATGCCTTCAGGTGCTAAAAAGAGAAAAGCTGCTAAGAAGAAAAAGGTCGTCCAGCAATCTTCTTCTCTTTCTCAAG GAAGTGATGACGCACAACATTATGATGACAAAAAGAGTGATGGTGGTTCTTCGTCGCAGGACCACCATAGCTCTGAGCACTCATTTGCCGAGGGAGATGGTAAAGAGGTTGAGAAAAAAGAAAGTAGTTCATCTGGTCAGTCGGTTGTTTTAGAAAAGAGTTATCCAGGAGGAGTTAATTCTGGAGAGAATGTGAAGATGGGCGACAATATTGTTCAGATTGAATGGGAATTGAAATCGGAGGAAGATTATGGAAGCAAGGAGGGAAGTATTGAATCCAAGGAAGTGCACACTGGGGGTTCATCCAGTAGCTCTAGCTCGAGCAGTAGTGGTAATAGTAGTCGAAGCAGTTCAGATGATGAGTCTAATGTTGAGAAGAAGACGGAAGTGGTTGAAACTGGACAGATGGTTGATTCTTTATCCACAGTGGCAAGTCAAGCTGATACTAATATTTCAGCGGGAAAAACCAGTTCTTCAGTAGCTGAAACTGTCCCTGTGGTGACTCCAGGCACGACTTCATTGACTGAAGAGGTGGTTCAAGTAAATGGAAGTGCTTCCAGTGGTTATCCCATGACTTCTGATATGGTTTATAAAGTGGAAATTCAACAAAACTCTGATAAAGGGTTACCCAGCTCTGGTGACGATACTGGAATTTCATCAGTCCTGATGGATTCGGAATCATGGGATAAAGAGGATAACACAGTTTCAACACCAGAGGAAAATCCATCTGCTTACCTGGGTGTAAAGGATTCCGCTACTGAAGACAAAGATGAAAAACTTGTACTGTCCTTCAACGCTCCTAATGTCCATACAAGTAACGGTGGAGATCACATTAAAGAATCTGAGAGTCCTGAATGTTCTGACAGCCAG CCTCTTGTAGCCTCAGCTCCACAAGTTGTGCAGAAAACGTCCTTCAAGAGTTGCTGTGGAATCTTTGACTTATTTACAAGCTCTGACAGATGA
- the LOC108210259 gene encoding chitinase 3 isoform X2 produces MPSGAKKRKAAKKKKVVQQSSSLSQGSDDAQHYDDKKSDGGSSSQDHHSSEHSFAEGDGKEVEKKESSSSGQSVVLEKSYPGGVNSGENVKMGDNIVQIEWELKSEEDYGSKEGSIESKEVHTGGSSSSSSSSSSGNSSRSSSDDESNVEKKTEVVETGQMVDSLSTVASQADTNISAGKTSSSVAETVPVVTPGTTSLTEEVVQVNGSASSGYPMTSDMVYKVEIQQNSDKGLPSSGDDTGISSVLMDSESWVKDSATEDKDEKLVLSFNAPNVHTSNGGDHIKESESPECSDSQPLVASAPQVVQKTSFKSCCGIFDLFTSSDR; encoded by the exons ATGCCTTCAGGTGCTAAAAAGAGAAAAGCTGCTAAGAAGAAAAAGGTCGTCCAGCAATCTTCTTCTCTTTCTCAAG GAAGTGATGACGCACAACATTATGATGACAAAAAGAGTGATGGTGGTTCTTCGTCGCAGGACCACCATAGCTCTGAGCACTCATTTGCCGAGGGAGATGGTAAAGAGGTTGAGAAAAAAGAAAGTAGTTCATCTGGTCAGTCGGTTGTTTTAGAAAAGAGTTATCCAGGAGGAGTTAATTCTGGAGAGAATGTGAAGATGGGCGACAATATTGTTCAGATTGAATGGGAATTGAAATCGGAGGAAGATTATGGAAGCAAGGAGGGAAGTATTGAATCCAAGGAAGTGCACACTGGGGGTTCATCCAGTAGCTCTAGCTCGAGCAGTAGTGGTAATAGTAGTCGAAGCAGTTCAGATGATGAGTCTAATGTTGAGAAGAAGACGGAAGTGGTTGAAACTGGACAGATGGTTGATTCTTTATCCACAGTGGCAAGTCAAGCTGATACTAATATTTCAGCGGGAAAAACCAGTTCTTCAGTAGCTGAAACTGTCCCTGTGGTGACTCCAGGCACGACTTCATTGACTGAAGAGGTGGTTCAAGTAAATGGAAGTGCTTCCAGTGGTTATCCCATGACTTCTGATATGGTTTATAAAGTGGAAATTCAACAAAACTCTGATAAAGGGTTACCCAGCTCTGGTGACGATACTGGAATTTCATCAGTCCTGATGGATTCGGAATCATGGG TAAAGGATTCCGCTACTGAAGACAAAGATGAAAAACTTGTACTGTCCTTCAACGCTCCTAATGTCCATACAAGTAACGGTGGAGATCACATTAAAGAATCTGAGAGTCCTGAATGTTCTGACAGCCAG CCTCTTGTAGCCTCAGCTCCACAAGTTGTGCAGAAAACGTCCTTCAAGAGTTGCTGTGGAATCTTTGACTTATTTACAAGCTCTGACAGATGA
- the LOC108209021 gene encoding putative disease resistance RPP13-like protein 1, which yields MADIFLSASVTVLFDRLASADLLSLAKQVRIQDELKRWKDTLSRIQVVLADAEEKQFTNRSVRLWLLDLQHFSYDLDDTLDILETELLQRSVSGSNNSFSLMNVLFDHYAGSNISNISTRLDNIIKQKDGLDLKENVGFTPISATFRRWPSTSLVESHVYGREKDKEMIIDMLMKDDGTDSDKFVVPIVGMGGLGKTTLAQLVYNDEEVDRNFELKAWACVSDNLDIPGVTRAILESLASQSCNLNDLNTLQVTLRQKLSGKKFLLVLDDIWSQNYEEWDLLRRPFLAGAPGSKIIVTTRISDVAKMLSHNGAHHLNQLEPSHCLSLLARHALGKDNFVEHPDLKEIGENILKKCKGLPLAIKMLGGLLRTKQFPNQWGDILKSKILDLPEQSGGILPALRLSYRHLLPHLKQCFAFCSIYPKDYEFDKEKLIKLWMAEGLLPQSSTTKQSEDFGCEYFDELLSRSFFQQSATCKSKYVMHDLINDLAVYVSGERCFRLEDNWNNTDDPRRVRHSSYITQRFNNFEKFEILHKFKSLRTFIRLDIHYGYTTHLSNKVLKNLLPKLKFLRLLSLNGNNIMALPASIGDLKHLRYIDLSYTSIRTLPDSVTALYNLQTLLVHGCRNLCKFPVGFENLISLRHLDNADTGELLEMPCGIGKLTNLQTLSKFVVAKGGGLRLRELRDLKFLRGKLCITGLHNVTGAGDAKEARLGDKQDLDELILEWGTNLNKSSCRNLDIDVLGDLEPQKNLAKLAIYYFSGIRLPDWIADPSFTKLQEINLIGCWRCASLPPLGQLHMLKVLSIREMPELRSLGVGSSGLDFSSLEKLTFDSMPEWNEWFYFDRNGEKVSPQFPSLRELTLQKCPKLINIPKLPLPSLCLLKLEDCPVNILKSLANFTSLTTLTIISMKELPCLSKEYMQFCGALTYLEINNCSELVTVWGTGVAFAELSCLKEMKVVSCRRLISFSETRQAFPRNLRSLSILQCDHLKDFPDMPSLIKLSIEKCQSLHSFAAVTLPMLQQLDIKDCAALVSMPDYEPGISCLQELNVSKCGSLRWWPMDKSPTALEKLSISKNCRNLEIGIVLQWMTTRMPSLLELDIRNSGEVLVKIVNSEQHRLASLVKLVISKCKTFESFRAKGWPPIPHLKSLSIGSCKNLRYIPLDQIQSLESLDICYCPKLESFPDGDLPRKLTKLTMRGCGELLKPLSEWSLHKLPSLESFSISGGFSRLVSISDDKSDAWLPQSLKQLSIGEFESLESLGKGLENVRSLEHLLVWDCPKLRCLPGGNVVSSLLSLEIRDCPILENKCLPENKGSYWPIISDIPRVKLSHRYIHDEE from the coding sequence ATGGCAGATATCTTTTTGTCTGCTTCAGTTACCGTGCTCTTTGATAGGCTGGCCTCGGCTGATCTGTTGAGTTTGGCCAAACAAGTCCGAATACAAGACGAACTCAAGCGGTGGAAGGATACCCTTTCAAGAATTCAGGTTGTTCTTGCTGATGCAGAGGAGAAGCAGTTTACCAATAGATCAGTGAGGCTGTGGCTGCTTGATCTGCAACATTTTAGTTATGATTTGGATGATACACTTGACATCTTGGAAACTGAATTATTGCAACGTTCAGTGTCCGGATCAAACAATAGTTTCAGCCTCATGAATGTATTGTTTGATCATTATGCAGGGTCCAATATAAGTAACATCTCTACCAGATTGGATAACATTATCAAACAAAAAGATGGTCTTGATTTGAAGGAGAATGTGGGATTCACACCAATATCTGCCACATTCAGAAGATGGCCTTCAACTTCATTGGTTGAATCCCATGTTTATGGTAGAGAGAAAGATAAGGAGATGATCATCGACATGTTAATGAAGGATGACGGAACTGACTCAGACAAATTTGTGGTTCCTATAGTTGGTATGGGAGGGCTTGGTAAGACTACACTGGCTCAACTTGTATATAATGATGAAGAAGTGGATAGAAACTTTGAACTTAAAGCTTGGGCATGTGTGTCTGATAATCTTGATATTCCTGGAGTCACCAGGGCAATACTCGAGTCACTTGCTTCACAGTCTTGTAACTTGAATGATCTGAATACGCTTCAAGTAACCCTCAGACAGAAGCTGTCAGGAAAAAAGTTTCTACTTGTGTTGGACGACATCTGGAGCCAAAATTATGAAGAATGGGATCTCTTGCGCCGTCCTTTCTTAGCGGGGGCTCCAGGAAGCAAGATTATTGTCACAACCCGCATTTCAGACGTTGCAAAGATGTTAAGTCATAATGGTGCACACCATCTGAATCAATTGGAGCCCAGCCACTGCTTATCCTTACTTGCGCGGCATGCTCTTGGAAAGGACAATTTCGTGGAACATCCGGATCTTAAGGAAATTGGTGAGAACATACTTAAAAAGTGTAAAGGACTGCCTCTGGCCATAAAAATGCTCGGGGGCCTCCTGCGCACTAAACAGTTTCCAAATCAATGGGGGGATATACTAAAAAGCAAGATTCTGGACTTACCGGAACAATCAGGTGGCATTCTTCCAGCTCTACGCTTAAGCTACCGTCATCTACTTCCTCATCTAAAGCAGTGTTTTGCTTTTTGCTCAATTTATCCCAAGGACTATGAGTTTGACAAGGAGAAGTTGATTAAGCTATGGATGGCTGAAGGTTTATTGCCCCAATCAAGTACAACAAAGCAGAGTGAAGACTTTGGTTGTGAATACTTTGATGAATTGTTATCAAGGTCATTCTTCCAACAATCAGCTACATGTAAATCCAAATATGTGATGCATGATCTCATAAATGATCTGGCTGTATATGTTTCTGGGGAAAGATGTTTCAGGTTAGAGGATAACTGGAACAATACTGATGATCCTCGAAGGGTTCGCCACTCATCATACATTACTCAAAGGTTCAACAACTTCGAAAAGTTTGAAATTTTGCATAAATTCAAATCATTGAGAACGTTTATACGTTTAGACATACACTATGGGTATACTACCCATTTGTCTAACAAAGTTTTGAAGAACTTACTGCCCAAGTTGAAGTTCTTGAGGTTGCTATCTTTGAATGGTAACAATATAATGGCTCTTCCAGCTTCCATTGGAGATCTAAAGCACTTGCGCTACATAGATCTGTCTTATACATCAATTAGAACGTTGCCTGATTCTGTGACTGCTCTCTACAATTTGCAAACACTTTTAGTACATGGTTGTAGAAATCTCTGTAAGTTTCCTGTAGGCTTTGAAAACTTAATCAGCCTTCGGCACCTTGATAATGCTGATACTGGAGAATTACTGGAGATGCCCTGTGGAATTGGCAAACTTACGAATCTGCAGACACTGTCAAAGTTTGTGGTTGCGAAAGGAGGTGGGCTAAGATTAAGAGAATTAAGAGACCTGAAGTTTTTGCGAGGGAAGCTTTGCATTACAGGATTACACAATGTGACTGGTGCTGGAGATGCAAAGGAAGCCAGATTGGGGGATAAGCAAGATCTGGATGAGCTCATTCTGGAATGGGGTACAAACTTGAATAAGTCCAGCTGCAGGAATCTTGATATTGATGTACTTGGGGATCTTGAACCTCAGAAAAACCTGGCGAAGCTCGCAATTTATTACTTTTCAGGCATAAGACTACCGGACTGGATTGCTGATCCATCATTCACGAAATTACAGGAGATTAATCTTATTGGCTGTTGGAGATGTGCATCTTTGCCCCCACTGGGCCAGCTACACATGCTTAAAGTCTTGAGCATTCGGGAAATGCCTGAATTAAGAAGTCTTGGTGTTGGTTCTTCAGGACTTGATTTTTCATCACTTGAGAAATTGACGTTTGATAGCATGCCAGAATGGAACGAATGGTTTTATTTTGACAGGAATGGCGAGAAAGTTAGCCCCCAATTTCCAAGCCTTCGCGAGCTCACTCTTCAAAAATGTCCCAAGTTAATCAACATTCCGAAGTTGCCACTTCCCTCTCTTTGCTTATTAAAGCTTGAAGATTGTCCTGTAAATATACTCAAAAGTCTTGCTAATTTCACTTCACTGACTACATTGACTATCATTAGCATGAAAGAGCTGCCTTGTCTCTCTAAAGAATATATGCAGTTCTGTGGAGCACTTACATATCTAGAGATAAACAATTGTAGTGAACTGGTGACAGTGTGGGGTACAGGGGTTGCCTTCGCTGAGCTTTCCTGCCTAAAAGAAATGAAGGTTGTAAGTTGTCGAAGGCTCATATCATTTTCTGAAACAAGGCAAGCTTTTCCGCGCAATCTTAGAAGTCTGAGTATACTCCAATGTGATCATTTAAAGGATTTCCCAGATATGCCGTCTCTCATAAAATTGTCAATTGAGAAGTGCCAGAGTTTACACTCCTTTGCTGCGGTGACATTGCCCATGCTTCAACAACTAGATATAAAGGATTGCGCGGCTTTGGTGTCTATGCCTGATTATGAGCCTGGCATATCTTGCCTTCAAGAGTTGAATGTTTCAAAATGTGGTTCCTTGCGATGGTGGCCAATGGACAAGTCACCTACCGCCTTAGAAAAGCTTTCTATAAGCAAAAACTGCAGAAACCTAGAGATAGGGATAGTGCTGCAGTGGATGACTACTAGAATGCCGTCGCTCTTGGAACTTGACATACGTAATAGTGGGGAAGTCCTGGTGAAAATAGTTAATTCTGAGCAGCACAGGCTTGCAAGCCTAGTTAAATTGGTTATCAGTAAATGCAAAACTTTTGAATCTTTCCGAGCAAAAGGCTGGCCTCCCATTCCTCATCTGAAATCTCTATCCATTGGTTCGTGTAAAAATCTCAGATATATTccattagatcaaatccagagccTTGAATCTCTCGACATATGTTATTGTCCAAAACTGGAGTCCTTTCCGGATGGTGATCTACCTCGAAAGCTAACCAAACTTACCATGCGAGGGTGTGGAGAATTATTAAAGCCACTTTCAGAATGGAGCCTCCACAAGCTACCCTCTCTCGAAAGCTTCTCCATCTCTGGTGGATTTTCCAGGTTGGTTTCAATATCAGACGATAAGAGTGATGCATGGCTTCCTCAATCCCTTAAACAACTTAGTATAGGGGAGTTTGAGAGTCTGGAAAGCCTGGGCAAGGGTCTCGAAAATGTGAGGTCTCTAGAACATTTACTTGTTTGGGATTGTCCTAAGCTGCGGTGTTTGCCTGGAGGAAATGTGGTGAGCTCCCTATTGTCTTTGGAAATCCGAGACTGTCCTATTCTGGAAAACAAATGCTTACCCGAGAATAAAGGATCCTATTGGCCCATTATTTCTGACATTCCGAGGGTGAAGCTATCTCATCGATACATCCACGATGAAGAATAG
- the LOC108209023 gene encoding protein SRG1: protein MIAILFSMERPSSEEVEVNFGRSLIVPSVQELAKQPLIKIPPRYVHHDGPQQDSSTLLYPSVPIIDFHNLSSGDSLYDHELEKLHNACQQWGFFQVVNHGVGASLLEDLKREIVNFFKLTLDEKKKLWQQEDNHEGFGQLFVVSEEQKLDWSDMFYITTLPVSLRKTHLFDNLPPILREKVEAYSLEAKKLAMKILGFIARALEMDGQEMIELFSDGVQSMRMNYYPPCPEPERAIGFTPHSDADALTILFQLNETEGLEIRKDGRWVPIKPLPNAFVVNIGDILEIVSNGVYRSIEHRATVNPVKERLSIATFYSSNLDSQLGPANSLVRPDRPAVFRRVPIDEYFMEFFARKLDGKAYLDFMKIEVEGATT, encoded by the exons ATGATTGCGATTCTATTTTCTATGGAGCGGCCATCATCTGAAGAAGTAGAAGTAAACTTTGGAAGATCTCTGATAGTACCCAGTGTTCAAGAATTAGCCAAGCAACCCCTCATCAAGATTCCACCTAGGTATGTGCACCATGATGGTCCTCAGCAGGATTCTTCCACTCTTCTTTATCCATCTGTACCGATCATTGATTTTCACAACTTGAGTTCTGGAGATTCCTTGTATGATCATGAACTGGAAAAGCTTCACAATGCTTGTCAACAATGGGGTTTCTTTCAG GTTGTTAATCATGGGGTAGGTGCTTCATTGCTTGAGGATTTGAAGAGAGAAATAGTTAATTTCTTTAAGCTTACTCTCGACGAAAAAAAGAAGCTGTGGCAACAGGAAGACAACCATGAAGGCTTTGGACAACTCTTTGTTGTATCCGAAGAGCAGAAGCTTGACTGGTCTGATATGTTTTACATTACTACTCTCCCTGTGAGTTTAAGGAAGACTCACTTATTCGACAATTTACCTCCAATCCTcag GGAGAAAGTGGAAGCTTACTCTTTAGAAGCAAAAAAGCTGGCCATGAAAATACTTGGTTTTATTGCCAGGGCTCTCGAAATGGACGGTCAAGAGATGATAGAGCTGTTTAGTGACGGAGTGCAATCAATGAGGATGAATTACTATCCTCCCTGCCCCGAGCCAGAAAGGGCCATTGGCTTCACTCCTCATTCTGATGCCGATGCCCTTACTATTTTGTTCCAGCTCAATGAGACTGAGGGGCTTGAAATTCGGAAAGATGGAAGATGGGTTCCCATTAAACCTCTACCAAATGCTTTTGTAGTCAacattggagacatattggaG ATTGTAAGCAATGGAGTGTATCGGAGCATTGAGCATAGAGCAACTGTTAATCCAGTTAAAGAGAGACTGTCCATTGCAACATTTTACAGCTCAAATCTAGACTCCCAGTTGGGCCCTGCAAATAGCCTTGTACGTCCAGATAGACCAGCAGTTTTTCGACGAGTACCCATTGACGAGTATTTTATGGAATTTTTTGCTCGGAAGCTCGATGGCAAAGCATACCtggatttcatgaaaattgAGGTCGAAGGTGCGACAACTTGA
- the LOC108209022 gene encoding transcription factor GTE10 isoform X1, protein MTASDDVPKIRLKIKFSFKNADLLLKSGSSEVRKQTFMNEDCAQNISVDGNRGSTMKKSHEAAPHASDSLILYGADSSNVASPGQSSRKRGLLRVIDSAMNKRQKMDPSLKQHCGSILEALIKHPAALGFSEPVDPIKFNIPDYFSVVSSPMDLGTVRSKLQNDMYFSTEEFKDDVRLTFSNAMLYNPSDNIFNRNAKKLDGIFNTKLKSLDARLKCESMNPKQNSHSSGRERKTTETKYLCRRRSSVHSGLAPTISMSTEDKRKLTEEFVVATRPKIRENLMILNTGAANQEPAKNIQNSRSPGDKILQKGIAIGSRSTCRTAKTMPSASMVATRCSSCGSLECHCCPLDGYACAASSRDLASERHMGQNCDGSKMEHGSGLISDACKSDPESDGAVSVLDEQKICSSPQTSIVGTTGVAAEGWTTDSDLQLSPKKALRAAMLKSRFVDTILKAKQKTLLDHVEKVDPVKFRQQKEKLERQQLAEKARIEAQIRAAEVASSLRAQEELRIRRERERDEARIALQKMEKTVEIDENLNILKEFDMFSRGSDKSLVPFEASQGGHLGNILEHLGLYMKDDYMDYEDEEEGLFLHDREEGLVCS, encoded by the exons ATGACTGCATCAGATGATGTACCCAAAATAAGGTTGAAGATCAAGTTTTCCTTTAAGAATGCTGATCTTTTGCTAAAAAGTGGGTCTTCTGAAGTTAGGAAGCAGACGTTTATGAATGAGGACTGTGCTCAGAATATATCTGTTGATGGGAACAGGGGATCAACGATGAAGAAATCACATGAAGCTGCTCCTCACGCTTCAGATAGCTTAATATTATATGGTGCTGATAGCTCCAATGTTGCATCTCCTGGTCAAAGCTCTAGGAAGCGCGGATTATTAAGGGTGATAGATTCTGCTATGAATAAAAGACAGAAGATGGATCCTAGTTTAAAGCAGCATTGTGGTAGCATTCTGGAAGCATTGATTAAGCATCCGGCTGCACTGGGTTTCAGTGAACCAGTTGATCCTATAAAGTTCAATATTCCTGATTATTTCTCTGTAGTCTCTAGTCCTATGGATTTGGGAACAGTAAGATCCAAATTGCAGAATGATATGTACTTCAGTACTGAGGAATTCAAGGATGACGTCAGGCTGACCTTTTCTAATGCCATGCTGTACAATCCTTCTGATAACATTTTTAATAGAAATGCAAAAAAACTAGACGGCATCTTCAATACCAAATTGAAATCTCTGGATGCCAGATTGAAGTGTGAGAGCATGAATCCCAAACAGAATTCTCATTCTAGTGGAAGGGAAAGGAAAACCACAGAAACAAAGTATCTCTGCCGTAGAAGATCTTCTGTGCATAGTGGATTAGCTCCTACGATATCTATGTCTACTGAGGATAAGAGAAAGCTTACAGAGGAGTTTGTTGTAGCAACGAGGCCGAAAATAAGAGAGAACTTGATGATCTTAAACACCGGAGCTGCAAAT CAGGAGCCTgctaaaaatatacaaaatagcAGATCCCCTGGAGACAAGATTTTGCAAAAAG GCATAGCCATTGGTAGTAGAAGTACTTGTCGCACTGCTAAAACCATGCCCTCGGCGAGCATGGTTGCTACTCGATGCAGTTCATGTGGTAGTCTGGAGTGCCATTGCTGCCCGCTGGATGGTTATGCCTGTGCAGCATCCTCCAGGG aCTTGGCTTCAGAAAGACATATGGGACAAAATTGTGATGGTTCCAAAATG GAGCATGGAAGCGGCTTAATTTCTGATGCCTGTAAATCTGATCCGGAATCTGATG GGGCTGTAAGTGTGTTGGATGAACAGAAGATATGTTCCAGTCCTCAAACATCTATTGTTGGTACAACTGGTGTTGCTGCTGAAG GTTGGACGACTGATAGTGATCTTCAGCTGTCTCCAAAGAAAGCTCTTCGTGCTGCAATGCTAAAAAGCCGTTTTGTTGACACTATATTGAAAGCAAAACAGAAGACACTTCTTGATCAT GTTGAGAAGGTGGATCCCGTAAAATTTCGGCAACAAAAAGAAAAACTGGAGAGGCAACAACTAGCAG agaaggccagaattGAAGCACAAATAAGAGCAGCTGAAGTTGCCTCTTCATTAAGAGCTCAAGAGGAATTGAGAATACGGcgggagagagaaagagatgaagCTCGTATTGCATTACAGAAG ATGGAAAAGACTGTTGAGATAGATGAGAATCTGAATATTCTGAAAGAATTCGACATGTTTAGTCGTGGGTCAGATAAATCCTTAGTACCATTTGAAGCGAGTCAGGGTGGCCACTTAGGAAATATTTTGGAACATCTTGGACTTTACATGAAGGATGATTATATGGATTATGAAGATGAGGAAGAGGGACTATTTTTGCATGATAGGGAGGAGGGACTAGTGTGCTCCTAG
- the LOC108209022 gene encoding transcription factor GTE10 isoform X2, with protein MTASDDVPKIRLKIKFSFKNADLLLKSGSSEVRKQTFMNEDCAQNISVDGNRGSTMKKSHEAAPHASDSLILYGADSSNVASPGQSSRKRGLLRVIDSAMNKRQKMDPSLKQHCGSILEALIKHPAALGFSEPVDPIKFNIPDYFSVVSSPMDLGTVRSKLQNDMYFSTEEFKDDVRLTFSNAMLYNPSDNIFNRNAKKLDGIFNTKLKSLDARLKCESMNPKQNSHSSGRERKTTETKYLCRRRSSVHSGLAPTISMSTEDKRKLTEEFVVATRPKIRENLMILNTGAANEPAKNIQNSRSPGDKILQKGIAIGSRSTCRTAKTMPSASMVATRCSSCGSLECHCCPLDGYACAASSRDLASERHMGQNCDGSKMEHGSGLISDACKSDPESDGAVSVLDEQKICSSPQTSIVGTTGVAAEGWTTDSDLQLSPKKALRAAMLKSRFVDTILKAKQKTLLDHVEKVDPVKFRQQKEKLERQQLAEKARIEAQIRAAEVASSLRAQEELRIRRERERDEARIALQKMEKTVEIDENLNILKEFDMFSRGSDKSLVPFEASQGGHLGNILEHLGLYMKDDYMDYEDEEEGLFLHDREEGLVCS; from the exons ATGACTGCATCAGATGATGTACCCAAAATAAGGTTGAAGATCAAGTTTTCCTTTAAGAATGCTGATCTTTTGCTAAAAAGTGGGTCTTCTGAAGTTAGGAAGCAGACGTTTATGAATGAGGACTGTGCTCAGAATATATCTGTTGATGGGAACAGGGGATCAACGATGAAGAAATCACATGAAGCTGCTCCTCACGCTTCAGATAGCTTAATATTATATGGTGCTGATAGCTCCAATGTTGCATCTCCTGGTCAAAGCTCTAGGAAGCGCGGATTATTAAGGGTGATAGATTCTGCTATGAATAAAAGACAGAAGATGGATCCTAGTTTAAAGCAGCATTGTGGTAGCATTCTGGAAGCATTGATTAAGCATCCGGCTGCACTGGGTTTCAGTGAACCAGTTGATCCTATAAAGTTCAATATTCCTGATTATTTCTCTGTAGTCTCTAGTCCTATGGATTTGGGAACAGTAAGATCCAAATTGCAGAATGATATGTACTTCAGTACTGAGGAATTCAAGGATGACGTCAGGCTGACCTTTTCTAATGCCATGCTGTACAATCCTTCTGATAACATTTTTAATAGAAATGCAAAAAAACTAGACGGCATCTTCAATACCAAATTGAAATCTCTGGATGCCAGATTGAAGTGTGAGAGCATGAATCCCAAACAGAATTCTCATTCTAGTGGAAGGGAAAGGAAAACCACAGAAACAAAGTATCTCTGCCGTAGAAGATCTTCTGTGCATAGTGGATTAGCTCCTACGATATCTATGTCTACTGAGGATAAGAGAAAGCTTACAGAGGAGTTTGTTGTAGCAACGAGGCCGAAAATAAGAGAGAACTTGATGATCTTAAACACCGGAGCTGCAAAT GAGCCTgctaaaaatatacaaaatagcAGATCCCCTGGAGACAAGATTTTGCAAAAAG GCATAGCCATTGGTAGTAGAAGTACTTGTCGCACTGCTAAAACCATGCCCTCGGCGAGCATGGTTGCTACTCGATGCAGTTCATGTGGTAGTCTGGAGTGCCATTGCTGCCCGCTGGATGGTTATGCCTGTGCAGCATCCTCCAGGG aCTTGGCTTCAGAAAGACATATGGGACAAAATTGTGATGGTTCCAAAATG GAGCATGGAAGCGGCTTAATTTCTGATGCCTGTAAATCTGATCCGGAATCTGATG GGGCTGTAAGTGTGTTGGATGAACAGAAGATATGTTCCAGTCCTCAAACATCTATTGTTGGTACAACTGGTGTTGCTGCTGAAG GTTGGACGACTGATAGTGATCTTCAGCTGTCTCCAAAGAAAGCTCTTCGTGCTGCAATGCTAAAAAGCCGTTTTGTTGACACTATATTGAAAGCAAAACAGAAGACACTTCTTGATCAT GTTGAGAAGGTGGATCCCGTAAAATTTCGGCAACAAAAAGAAAAACTGGAGAGGCAACAACTAGCAG agaaggccagaattGAAGCACAAATAAGAGCAGCTGAAGTTGCCTCTTCATTAAGAGCTCAAGAGGAATTGAGAATACGGcgggagagagaaagagatgaagCTCGTATTGCATTACAGAAG ATGGAAAAGACTGTTGAGATAGATGAGAATCTGAATATTCTGAAAGAATTCGACATGTTTAGTCGTGGGTCAGATAAATCCTTAGTACCATTTGAAGCGAGTCAGGGTGGCCACTTAGGAAATATTTTGGAACATCTTGGACTTTACATGAAGGATGATTATATGGATTATGAAGATGAGGAAGAGGGACTATTTTTGCATGATAGGGAGGAGGGACTAGTGTGCTCCTAG